In the Juglans microcarpa x Juglans regia isolate MS1-56 chromosome 6D, Jm3101_v1.0, whole genome shotgun sequence genome, one interval contains:
- the LOC121234690 gene encoding protein SENSITIVE TO UV 2 isoform X1, which yields MNEEGFEEWDADFLDQLIQVEELALTSSSSSAANQNPKPSQQFVQVEQQEPLRPVAAPSHYDSVISYSPPHELSQRTSHEDPFTRFSNSSSSLLRSLNDKELEIERLKRELGHASKHLTDLEHECLELRKERGKNEVQIQCVFPKNGVKDVDVHSSKSTNFGRECGGLARDHHAVPQNFQNSILSKDQAGSWVDRAMPTYKAIGVQTECDPDDPLVCRTLSEKLLAIWGSPNCRNSRINLITKLLVMCQTDFHVLFGFMSMNVSKLAVDSLKDGSSDVALKFHMHTFHTTEAAKVSHLYSVLTKISNGGIRLEALFEPLLDLCTLENVVIVHRSLRILHVFLKHLLSLERKFERRDNVIVEGLCSGNNIVDSHGFDRGMWRVSRNEIFYSDSTPLGNILPDARIPCMETCNHDTAISVPHVDWVSLVEFMHQIVMRNTEECVNLEAVSVMNVIITKSIAYIEREKFGLTMVFESLSQLLRKEAGLRVQKHAVHLLHLLLNCPKILVTFCSGCKDGEGAAPVDGNVRPQKFLEVLQGLADCLACSGNGILELTLRRDAIIVLAFLASSGKHGFEILTSLQLYREASFLMLTLRVLVSEMDIEASVCAGPPEISKERTLLIREVLILLNRIVSHPTYSITALRALTNSRDIASLSIDIANRLSRKDQRHGQSDILTRQMRESEIINLARVFKRRVFTYLGDNVS from the exons ATGAATGAAGAGGGATTTGAAGAATGGGACGCAGATTTCTTGGACCAACTCATCCAAGTAGAAGAGCTAGCcctcacctcctcctcctcctcagcggCTAACCAAAACCCTAAGCCTTCTCAGCAGTTCGTCCAAGTAGAACAGCAAGAACCGCTTCGTCCTGTGGCGGCTCCTTCCCACTACGATTCCGTAATCAGTTACTCCCCTCCGCATGAGCTCTCTCAGAGGACCTCCCATGAGGATCCTTTTACTCGCTTCTCCAATTCGTCGTCTTCGCTTCTCCGTTCCCTAAACGACAAAGAGCTCGAAATCGAAAGGTTGAAG AGGGAGCTGGGACATGCGTCGAAGCATCTTACAGACCTG GAACATGAATGCCTTGAACTAAGGAAGGAAAGAGGCAAAAATGAGGTGCAGATTCAATGTGTATTTCCCAAGAATGGAGTAAAAGATGTTGATGTCCACTCCTCAAAGAGTACAAACTT TGGCAGGGAATGTGGAGGTCTTGCTAGGGATCATCATGCAGTTCcacaaaattttcagaattcaATATTGTCAAAGGATCAGGCTGGCTCTTGGGTTGATAGAG CTATGCCAACCTATAAAGCCATTGGAGTTCAGACGGAGTGTGATCCTGATGATCCACTTGTTTGTCGTACTCTCTCGGAGAAGTTGTTAGCCATCTGGGGCTCTCCAAACTGCCGAAATAGCAGAATAAATTTGATTACCAAGTTGCTTGTGATGTGTCAGACAGATTTTCATGTCCTTTTTGGGTTCATGAGCATGAACGTTTCAAAATTGGCAGTGGACTCACTCAAAGATGGAAGTTCTGATGTAGCTTTAAAGTTCCATATGCACACTTTTCATACAACAGAAGCTGCAAAagtgtctcatctctactctgTGTTGACAAAG ATCAGTAATGGAGGCATACGGTTGGAGGCTTTGTTTGAACCATTGCTTGATCTCTGTACTCTAGAAAAT GTTGTCATTGTTCATAGATCTCTACGTATATTGCATGTCTTTTTGAAGCACCTCTTGAGTTTGGAAAGGAAGTTCGAGAGAAG GGACAATGTGATTGTTGAAGGACTTTGCTCTGGGAACAACATTGTGGATTCTCATGGATTTGATAGAGGCATGTGGCGTGTTAgcagaaatgaaatattttattcagacTCCACTCCACTTGGGAATATATTACCTGATGCCAGAATTCCATGCATGGAGACCTGTAATCATGATACTGCCATTTCAGTTCCTCATGTAGACTGGGTTTCTCTAGTTGAATTTATGCATCAAATTGTCATGAGGAATACTGAAGAATGTGTGAACCTAGAGGCCGTCTCAGTCATGAATGTGATTATAACAAAGTCTATTGCTTATATTGAGAGGGAAAA GTTTGGCCTAACAATGGTGTTTGAAAGTCTTTCACAATTGCTGAGAAAGGAAGCTGGCTTGCGAGTGCAAAAGCATGCTGTGCATCTTCTACATCTGTTGCTAAACT GTCCAAAAATATTGGTGACATTCTGCTCTGGCTGTAAGGATGGCGAGGGTGCTGCTCCTGTTGATGGTAATGTGAGACCTCAGAAATTCCTTGAGGTTCTTCAGGGCCTGGCAGATTGTTTAGCGTGCAGTGGAAATGGAATACTG GAGTTGACTCTCCGTAGAGATGCCATTATTGTGTTGGCCTTCTTAGCCTCATCCGGAAAACATGGCTTTGAAATTCTCACAAGTCTCCAGCTTTACAGAGAGGCAAGCTTTCTTATGTTAACATTGAGAGTGCTTGTATCAGAGATGGACATTGAAGCATCAGTTTGTGCTGGACCCCCAGAAATTTCCAAAGAGAG GACGTTGCTCATTCGGGAGGTGCTTATATTACTTAACAGAATTGTGTCCCATCCTACATATTCAATTACTGCATTGCGAGCGTTAACAAATAGCAGGGATATTGCCAGCTTGTCCATTGACATTGCCAATAGGTTGTCCAGGAAGGATCAGAGACATGGGCAGTCTGACATCCTGACTAGACAGATGAGGGAAtctgaaattattaatttagcTCGAGTATTCAAGAGAAGGGTATTCACATATTTAGGAGATAACGTTTCGTAG
- the LOC121234690 gene encoding protein SENSITIVE TO UV 2 isoform X2, which translates to MNEEGFEEWDADFLDQLIQVEELALTSSSSSAANQNPKPSQQFVQVEQQEPLRPVAAPSHYDSVISYSPPHELSQRTSHEDPFTRFSNSSSSLLRSLNDKELEIERLKRELGHASKHLTDLEHECLELRKERGKNEVQIQCVFPKNGVKDVDVHSSKSTNFGRECGGLARDHHAVPQNFQNSILSKDQAGSWVDRAMPTYKAIGVQTECDPDDPLVCRTLSEKLLAIWGSPNCRNSRINLITKLLVMCQTDFHVLFGFMSMNVSKLAVDSLKDGSSDVALKFHMHTFHTTEAAKVSHLYSVLTKISNGGIRLEALFEPLLDLCTLENVVIVHRSLRILHVFLKHLLSLERKFERRDNVIVEGLCSGNNIVDSHGFDRGMWRVSRNEIFYSDSTPLGNILPDARIPCMETCNHDTAISVPHVDWVSLVEFMHQIVMRNTEECVNLEAVSVMNVIITKSIAYIEREKFGLTMVFESLSQLLRKEAGLRVQKHAVHLLHLLLNCPKILVTFCSGCKDGEGAAPVDGNVRPQKFLEVLQGLADCLACSGNGILVATPTCQSLTPSLWLWKSIQDCRMQKKCPLPNLVQL; encoded by the exons ATGAATGAAGAGGGATTTGAAGAATGGGACGCAGATTTCTTGGACCAACTCATCCAAGTAGAAGAGCTAGCcctcacctcctcctcctcctcagcggCTAACCAAAACCCTAAGCCTTCTCAGCAGTTCGTCCAAGTAGAACAGCAAGAACCGCTTCGTCCTGTGGCGGCTCCTTCCCACTACGATTCCGTAATCAGTTACTCCCCTCCGCATGAGCTCTCTCAGAGGACCTCCCATGAGGATCCTTTTACTCGCTTCTCCAATTCGTCGTCTTCGCTTCTCCGTTCCCTAAACGACAAAGAGCTCGAAATCGAAAGGTTGAAG AGGGAGCTGGGACATGCGTCGAAGCATCTTACAGACCTG GAACATGAATGCCTTGAACTAAGGAAGGAAAGAGGCAAAAATGAGGTGCAGATTCAATGTGTATTTCCCAAGAATGGAGTAAAAGATGTTGATGTCCACTCCTCAAAGAGTACAAACTT TGGCAGGGAATGTGGAGGTCTTGCTAGGGATCATCATGCAGTTCcacaaaattttcagaattcaATATTGTCAAAGGATCAGGCTGGCTCTTGGGTTGATAGAG CTATGCCAACCTATAAAGCCATTGGAGTTCAGACGGAGTGTGATCCTGATGATCCACTTGTTTGTCGTACTCTCTCGGAGAAGTTGTTAGCCATCTGGGGCTCTCCAAACTGCCGAAATAGCAGAATAAATTTGATTACCAAGTTGCTTGTGATGTGTCAGACAGATTTTCATGTCCTTTTTGGGTTCATGAGCATGAACGTTTCAAAATTGGCAGTGGACTCACTCAAAGATGGAAGTTCTGATGTAGCTTTAAAGTTCCATATGCACACTTTTCATACAACAGAAGCTGCAAAagtgtctcatctctactctgTGTTGACAAAG ATCAGTAATGGAGGCATACGGTTGGAGGCTTTGTTTGAACCATTGCTTGATCTCTGTACTCTAGAAAAT GTTGTCATTGTTCATAGATCTCTACGTATATTGCATGTCTTTTTGAAGCACCTCTTGAGTTTGGAAAGGAAGTTCGAGAGAAG GGACAATGTGATTGTTGAAGGACTTTGCTCTGGGAACAACATTGTGGATTCTCATGGATTTGATAGAGGCATGTGGCGTGTTAgcagaaatgaaatattttattcagacTCCACTCCACTTGGGAATATATTACCTGATGCCAGAATTCCATGCATGGAGACCTGTAATCATGATACTGCCATTTCAGTTCCTCATGTAGACTGGGTTTCTCTAGTTGAATTTATGCATCAAATTGTCATGAGGAATACTGAAGAATGTGTGAACCTAGAGGCCGTCTCAGTCATGAATGTGATTATAACAAAGTCTATTGCTTATATTGAGAGGGAAAA GTTTGGCCTAACAATGGTGTTTGAAAGTCTTTCACAATTGCTGAGAAAGGAAGCTGGCTTGCGAGTGCAAAAGCATGCTGTGCATCTTCTACATCTGTTGCTAAACT GTCCAAAAATATTGGTGACATTCTGCTCTGGCTGTAAGGATGGCGAGGGTGCTGCTCCTGTTGATGGTAATGTGAGACCTCAGAAATTCCTTGAGGTTCTTCAGGGCCTGGCAGATTGTTTAGCGTGCAGTGGAAATGGAATACTG GTTGCCACACCAACTTGTCAGTCTCTCACACCCTCACTCTGGCTCTGGAAGAGTATACAAGATTGTAGAATGCAGAAAAAGTGTCCACTTCCCAATCTCGTGCAGCTCTAA
- the LOC121235281 gene encoding disease resistance protein RPM1-like, which produces MAEIVVNYALDKLAALLTEEVQLHRGVKEEAQTIAEELERIEVYLRAADEIIDRSPEVKVSVNLLREVAYDIEDALDEYNLRVARPPGDDLLASLRNITSSIRRIRAVHQIASEIHRLKFRVLSIAEGYNRFRPENPTADFKTAPEIWHGRRQDALLLEEADLVGIEIPKKELISWLLQGDTERDVVSVVGMGGLGKTTLVKKVYDDAEVKLQFKYRAWITVSRSFNLEELLKGLVRQLYKVKRKPVPQEVEGMDEGQLRTKINSFLQQKKYLIVLDDVWRIGDWDAVKFAFPKNSGSRVMLTTRHAEVASSSCMEFNGNVTKVYRLNPLSPEESWTLFCRKTFEKNTCAPDSNWKTLAGSILERCEGLPLAIVAISGVLATKSIDEWDMIQRGLADGLEENDRLDSIEKILSLSYYDLPYYLKSCFLYLSIFPYNHPIDKMRLIRLWIAEGFVKVKEGMTLEEVAEAYYFDELLNRSLIQVAGTTGEGRIKTCRIHDRLREIIIRKSKEENFLTIVRENMMLPEKVRRLSIQKSMQDVHDRQRMPRVRSLLMFRRVDSLSNSLSNSYNPILHLLDLRLLKVLDLEDAPLEIFPNEIFKLFHLKYLSLRSTKIKIIPSSIGNLQNLETLDLKNTCVTALPAEISRLQKLRHLLVYRYEVQSYAHIDSKYGFKATAHITCLRSLQKLCFIEADHGGNDLMKELGCLNQLRRLGIVKVRTENGVALCSSIEKLKNLRALSINSIEEDEIINLDCLSCPPRFLQRLYLTGKLEKFPHWISSLPSLAKVSLKWSQLRDDPLQSLQDLPNLVQLDFLQVYEGETLHFKAAGFQKLKILSLDKMDGLKTVIVDMGAMPLLEKLFLQRCKLLHSLPSGIEYLRNLKLLEFWDMPAELIMTIRLEIEGGDYWKVKHVPEINSTYWRDGGWDVYSLYRSIDSEIPAPTRSLGLPSYWK; this is translated from the coding sequence ATGGCTGAAATTGTTGTAAACTATGCACTCGACAAGCTTGCAGCCTTGTTGACGGAAGAGGTGCAACTACACAGGGGGGTCAAGGAAGAAGCTCAGACGATAGCAGAGGAACTGGAACGCATCGAGGTCTACCTGAGAGCTGCTGATGAAATTATAGACAGGAGTCCTGAAGTGAAAGTATCGGTTAACCTATTGAGGGAGGTGGCTTATGATATTGAAGATGCTCTTGATGAGTATAATCTTCGAGTCGCCAGACCTCCTGGAGACGATTTACTGGCTTCCCTTCGTAATATTACTTCTTCCATAAGAAGAATAAGAGCTGTTCATCAGATTGCTTCTGAAATACATAGACTCAAATTCAGAGTTCTAAGCATTGCCGAGGGGTACAACAGATTCCGGCCTGAAAATCCGACGGCTGATTTCAAGACTGCTCCTGAGATATGGCATGGCCGCCGACAGGACGCCCTCCTGTTGGAAGAAGCCGATCTAGTGGGCATAGAAATTCCTAAAAAGGAGTTGATCAGCTGGCTACTCCAAGGTGATACTGAACGTGACGTAGTTTCGGTAGTTGGAATGGGAGGGTTGGGGAAAACCACCCTGGTGAAGAAAGTCTATGATGATGCAGAAGTAAAGCTACAATTCAAGTACCGTGCTTGGATAACTGTATCGAGATCTTTTAATCTGGAAGAGCTCCTAAAAGGCCTCGTTCGGCAACTCTACAAGGTGAAAAGGAAACCAGTTCCTCAAGAAGTGGAAGGCATGGACGAGGGTCAGCTAAGAACGAAAATCAATAGCTTTTTGCAACAAAAGAAGTATCTGATTGTGTTAGATGATGTGTGGCGTATTGGAGATTGGGATGCAGTTAAATTTGCATTTCCAAAAAACAGTGGCAGTCGGGTTATGCTCACAACACGTCATGCTGAAGTAGCCTCTTCCTCTTGCATGGAATTCAATGGCAACGTGACCAAGGTCTATCGTTTGAACCCTTTGTCTCCTGAAGAATCCTGGACTCTATTTTGCAGGAAGACTTTTGAGAAAAACACATGCGCTCCGGATTCGAATTGGAAGACTCTGGCAGGTAGTATCCTTGAAAGGTGCGAAGGATTGCCACTTGCAATTGTGGCAATCAGTGGTGTTTTGGCCACAAAGAGTATAGACGAATGGGATATGATTCAACGAGGTCTGGCTGATGGGCTAGAAGAAAATGATAGACTCGATAGTATTGAGAAAATATTGTCTCTCAGTTACTATGATCTGCCTTACTATCTCAAGTCTTGTTTTCTGTATTTGAGCATCTTTCCTTACAATCATCCCATTGACAAAATGAGACTAATTCGATTATGGATAGCTGAAGGATTTGTGAAAGTGAAAGAAGGAATGACATTGGAAGAAGTTGCAGAGGCTTATTACTTCGACGAGCTCTTGAACAGAAGCCTGATCCAAGTGGCAGGGACAACAGGTGAAGGGAGGATCAAAACATGCCGCATCCACGACCGGCTTCGAGAGATAATCATTCGGAagtcaaaagaagaaaactttcTGACAATAGTTCGAGAAAACATGATGTTGCCAGAAAAAGTTCGTCGCTTATCAATACAGAAAAGCATGCAGGATGTACATGACAGGCAGAGAATGCCTAGAGTTCGTTCCTTGCTGATGTTTCGGAGGGTAGATTCACTATCCAATTCTTTATCCAATTCTTATAATCCGATTCTGCATCTTCTTGATCTGAGGCTACTTAAGGTGTTAGATTTGGAAGATGCACCTCTAGAGATATTCCCAAATGAGATATTCAAGCTGTTCCATCTGAAATATCTAAGCTTGAGGAGCACAAAGATAAAAATCATCCCTAGCTCAATTGGGAATCTTCAGAACCTGGAGACATTGGATCTTAAAAACACATGCGTCACTGCATTGCCTGCTGAGATCTCGCGGCTTCAGAAACTTCGCCACCTATTGGTGTATCGGTATGAAGTACAATCTTATGCGCACATAGATTCCAAGTATGGTTTCAAGGCCACGGCACATATAACATGTCTCCGGTCCTTACAAAAGCTCTGCTTCATAGAGGCAGATCATGGTGGTAATGATCTAATGAAGGAGCTAGGATGTCTGAATCAACTGCGCAGGCTAGGCATCGTAAAGGTCAGAACAGAAAATGGGGTTGCTCTGTGCTCTTCCATTGAAAAGCTTAAAAACCTCCGAGCTTTGTCGATAAATTCAATAGAAGAGGATGAGATAATCAATCTTGATTGCCTATCATGCCCACCTCGATTTCTTCAGCGGCTATATTTGACAGGAAAGTTAGAGAAGTTTCCCCATTGGATATCTTCTCTCCCTAGCTTGGCCAAGGTGTCTTTGAAGTGGAGTCAATTAAGAGATGATCCACTTCAATCACTTCAAGATCTGCCGAATCTTGTACAACTTGATTTTCTGCAGGTTTATGAAGGAGAGACATTACATTTTAAGGCTGCAGGATTTCAGAAGCTTAAAATCTTAAGCCTTGATAAAATGGATGGGCTAAAGACGGTAATAGTAGATATGGGTGCCATGCCTTTACTCGAAAAGCTATTCCTCCAGCGCTGCAAATTGTTGCACAGCCTGCCATCAGGCATTGAATACCTTAGGAACCTGAAACTGCTGGAATTTTGGGACATGCCTGCTGAGTTAATCATGACAATACGTCTGGAAATTGAAGGGGGAGATTATTGGAAGGTAAAACATGTGCCCGAAATCAACTCTACCTATtggagagatggaggttgggaTGTCTACTCATTATATAGATCAATTGATAGTGAGATTCCAGCCCCAACTAGGAGCCTTGGACTTCCTTCGTATTGGAAATAG